The following proteins are encoded in a genomic region of Primulina huaijiensis isolate GDHJ02 chromosome 3, ASM1229523v2, whole genome shotgun sequence:
- the LOC140973525 gene encoding cytochrome c-like translates to MSSFSEAPPGDSKAGEKIFRTKCAQCHTVDKGAGHKQGPNLNGLLGRQSGTTPGYSYSAANKNMAVHWEENTLYEYLLNPKKYIPGTKMVFPGLKKPQERADLIAYLKDATA, encoded by the exons ATGTCCTCGTTCAGTGAAGCACCGCCGGGTGATTCCAAAGCCGGAGAGAAGATCTTCAGGACTAAGTGCGCGCAGTGCCACACCGTCGACAAAGGCGCCGGCCACAAACAAG GTCCCAACTTGAATGGCCTATTGGGAAGACAATCTGGTACTACACCTGGTTATTCTTATTCTGCTGCCAACAAGAATATGGCTGTGCACTGGGAAGAGAATACCCTATACGAGTACCTACTTAATCCTAAGAAG TACATACCTGGAACCAAGATGGTTTTCCCTGGTCTTAAGAAGCCTCAAGAGCGTGCGGATCTTATTGCGTATCTTAAGGATGCAACTGCTTGA